The Rhodoferax sediminis genome has a segment encoding these proteins:
- the tuf gene encoding elongation factor Tu: MAKEKYARTKPHVNVGTIGHVDHGKTTLTAAIATVLAAKFGGEAKGYDQIDNAPEEKARGITINTSHVEYETANRHYAHVDCPGHADYVKNMITGAAQMDGAILVCSAADGPMPQTREHILLARQVGVPYIIVFLNKCDMVDDAELLELVEMEVRELLDKYDFPGDTTPIIHGSAKLAIEGDKGELGEQAIMKLAEALDTYIPTPERAIDGAFLMPVEDVFSISGRGTVVTGRVERGIVKVGEEIEIVGIKPTLKTICTGVEMFRKLLDQGQAGDNVGILLRGTKREEVERGQVLCKPGSIKPHTHFTAEVYVLSKDEGGRHTPFFNNYRPQFYFRTTDVTGAIELPADKEMVMPGDNVTITVKLINPIAMEEGLRFAIREGGKTVGAGVVAKIIA; the protein is encoded by the coding sequence ATGGCAAAAGAGAAATATGCACGCACCAAGCCGCACGTGAACGTGGGCACCATTGGACACGTGGATCATGGCAAGACCACGCTGACGGCGGCCATTGCCACCGTGCTGGCGGCCAAATTTGGCGGCGAGGCCAAAGGCTACGACCAGATTGACAACGCGCCCGAAGAGAAAGCGCGCGGCATCACCATCAACACCTCGCACGTCGAGTACGAGACCGCGAACCGCCACTACGCCCACGTCGACTGCCCCGGCCACGCCGACTATGTGAAAAACATGATCACCGGCGCGGCCCAGATGGACGGCGCCATCCTGGTGTGCTCGGCCGCCGACGGCCCCATGCCCCAGACGCGCGAGCACATCCTGCTGGCACGCCAGGTGGGCGTGCCCTACATCATCGTGTTCCTGAACAAATGCGACATGGTCGACGATGCCGAACTGCTCGAGCTCGTCGAGATGGAAGTGCGCGAGCTGCTCGACAAATACGACTTCCCCGGCGACACCACCCCCATCATCCACGGCTCGGCCAAACTGGCCATCGAAGGCGACAAGGGTGAACTGGGCGAGCAGGCCATCATGAAGCTGGCCGAGGCGCTGGACACCTACATCCCCACGCCCGAGCGCGCCATCGACGGCGCCTTCCTGATGCCGGTGGAGGACGTGTTCTCCATCTCCGGGCGCGGCACCGTGGTCACGGGCCGGGTCGAGCGCGGCATCGTCAAGGTCGGCGAAGAAATCGAGATCGTGGGCATCAAGCCCACCCTCAAGACCATCTGCACCGGCGTGGAAATGTTCCGCAAACTGCTGGACCAGGGCCAGGCCGGCGACAACGTCGGTATCTTGCTGCGCGGCACCAAGCGCGAAGAGGTCGAGCGCGGCCAGGTGCTGTGCAAGCCCGGCTCCATCAAGCCGCACACCCACTTCACCGCTGAAGTCTACGTGCTCTCCAAGGACGAAGGCGGGCGCCACACGCCCTTCTTCAACAACTACCGCCCGCAGTTCTACTTCCGCACCACCGACGTGACGGGCGCCATCGAGCTGCCCGCGGACAAGGAAATGGTCATGCCCGGCGACAACGTGACGATCACCGTCAAGCTGATCAACCCGATCGCCATGGAAGAAGGTCTGCGCTTTGCCATCCGCGAGGGCGGCAAGACCGTGGGCGCCGGCGTGGTGGCAAAAATTATCGCGTAA
- the rplJ gene encoding 50S ribosomal protein L10, translated as MSLNRSEKEAVISDVTSLAAKAQTLVMAEYRGITVADMTKLRSSARSNGVTLSVLKNTLARRAVAGSAFEVVSDQMTGPLIYGFSVDAVAAAKVVADFAKTNDKLVIRGGALSGKALDVNGVKQLASIPPKEVLLAQLLGLMQSPISRTARVLAALAEKRGEGQAAPAAEAAAA; from the coding sequence TTGAGTCTTAATCGCAGTGAGAAAGAAGCGGTCATCAGTGATGTGACCAGCCTCGCCGCAAAAGCTCAAACGCTCGTGATGGCGGAATACCGCGGCATCACGGTCGCCGACATGACCAAATTGCGCTCCAGCGCGCGCAGCAACGGTGTGACCCTGAGTGTGTTGAAAAACACCCTGGCTCGCCGTGCTGTCGCCGGCAGCGCTTTTGAGGTGGTGTCCGACCAGATGACCGGTCCGCTGATCTATGGCTTCTCTGTCGATGCCGTGGCTGCCGCAAAAGTGGTGGCTGACTTCGCGAAAACCAACGACAAGCTGGTGATTCGCGGTGGCGCATTGAGCGGAAAAGCCCTGGACGTCAACGGCGTGAAGCAGCTGGCCAGCATTCCTCCCAAGGAAGTTTTGCTGGCTCAATTGCTGGGCTTGATGCAATCCCCGATCTCGCGGACGGCCCGTGTGCTGGCCGCGCTGGCGGAAAAACGTGGCGAAGGCCAGGCTGCCCCCGCAGCCGAAGCCGCCGCAGCTTGA
- the nusG gene encoding transcription termination/antitermination protein NusG produces MTDVVETPAAEAFAAPANPDMHWYIVHAYSGMEKAVERNITERINRGAMQAKFGRILVPTEEVVEVKNGQKKTTERRLFPGYVFVEMVMDDETWHLVKHTNKVTGFVGGAKNRPAPISEEEVQKIVSQMQEGTEKPRHKVEFEVGEYVRVKEGPFTDFNGSVEDVNYEKSKVRVSVTIFGRATPVELEFSQIEKT; encoded by the coding sequence ATGACTGATGTGGTAGAAACCCCGGCCGCAGAGGCCTTCGCAGCACCGGCGAATCCCGACATGCATTGGTATATCGTGCATGCGTACTCGGGCATGGAAAAAGCCGTCGAGCGCAATATCACCGAGCGCATCAACCGCGGCGCCATGCAGGCCAAGTTTGGCCGCATCCTGGTGCCGACCGAGGAAGTGGTCGAAGTCAAGAACGGCCAGAAGAAAACCACCGAGCGGCGCCTGTTCCCCGGCTATGTTTTTGTCGAAATGGTGATGGACGACGAGACCTGGCACCTGGTGAAGCACACCAACAAGGTGACGGGTTTTGTGGGCGGCGCGAAGAATCGGCCGGCCCCGATTTCTGAGGAAGAAGTCCAGAAGATCGTCAGCCAGATGCAGGAAGGCACCGAGAAGCCGCGCCACAAGGTCGAGTTCGAGGTGGGCGAATACGTGCGCGTCAAGGAAGGCCCGTTCACCGACTTCAATGGTTCGGTGGAGGACGTCAATTACGAGAAGAGCAAGGTTCGTGTCTCGGTCACGATTTTTGGCCGGGCCACACCGGTGGAGCTGGAATTCAGCCAGATTGAAAAAACCTGA
- the rplA gene encoding 50S ribosomal protein L1, whose translation MTKLTKREKTYAGKVDSNKLYPLADALAIIKECATAKFDESIDVAVQLGIDAKKSDQVVRGAVVLPNGTGKTKRVAVFAQGAKAEEARAAGADIVGMDDLAAMVKAGDMPFDVVIAAPDAMRVVGTLGQILGPRGLMPNPKVGTVTPDVATAVKNAKAGQVQFRVDKAGIVHSTIGRRSFDTDKLQGNLAALVDALAKAKPASSKGVYLKKIAVSSTMGVGVRVDTQTIAA comes from the coding sequence ATGACCAAGCTCACAAAACGTGAAAAAACCTACGCCGGCAAGGTCGACAGCAACAAGCTGTACCCACTGGCCGATGCTTTGGCCATCATCAAGGAATGTGCTACCGCCAAGTTCGATGAATCCATCGACGTGGCCGTGCAGCTTGGCATCGACGCCAAGAAGTCGGACCAGGTGGTGCGCGGCGCCGTCGTGCTGCCCAACGGCACTGGCAAGACCAAGCGCGTGGCCGTGTTCGCCCAGGGCGCCAAGGCGGAAGAAGCCAGGGCCGCCGGCGCTGACATTGTCGGCATGGATGATCTGGCGGCCATGGTCAAGGCTGGTGACATGCCGTTCGATGTGGTGATTGCCGCGCCCGACGCCATGCGCGTGGTCGGCACGCTGGGCCAGATTCTGGGCCCGCGCGGCTTGATGCCCAACCCCAAGGTTGGCACCGTGACCCCCGATGTGGCCACCGCCGTGAAGAACGCCAAGGCCGGTCAGGTCCAGTTCCGCGTCGACAAGGCCGGGATTGTGCATTCGACCATTGGCCGGCGCTCGTTCGATACCGACAAGCTGCAGGGCAACCTGGCGGCGCTGGTGGATGCCCTGGCCAAGGCCAAGCCCGCCTCCAGCAAGGGTGTTTATTTGAAGAAGATTGCGGTTTCCTCAACGATGGGTGTGGGTGTCCGCGTGGACACGCAAACCATCGCGGCGTAA
- the secE gene encoding preprotein translocase subunit SecE, with amino-acid sequence MATSQVETVSTVADKAKLAIAAVLVIGAVVAYYLLGKQGPVAQWAGLLVCLGAAVVMFMVSETGRQFTAFGRDSVREVKKVVWPTRKEAVQMTAYVFAFVVIMALFLWLTDKTLEWAFYDLILGWKK; translated from the coding sequence ATGGCCACGTCACAAGTTGAAACCGTCAGTACCGTCGCCGATAAGGCCAAGCTTGCCATTGCGGCGGTTCTGGTCATCGGGGCGGTGGTGGCTTACTACCTGCTCGGCAAGCAGGGGCCGGTCGCCCAGTGGGCCGGATTGCTGGTGTGCCTGGGGGCGGCGGTCGTGATGTTCATGGTCTCCGAGACGGGCAGGCAGTTCACGGCTTTCGGGCGCGATTCCGTGCGCGAAGTCAAGAAGGTGGTCTGGCCGACGCGCAAGGAGGCCGTGCAAATGACGGCCTATGTATTTGCCTTTGTCGTGATCATGGCGCTGTTCCTCTGGCTGACCGACAAGACCCTCGAGTGGGCGTTTTATGACCTGATTCTGGGGTGGAAAAAATAA
- the rplL gene encoding 50S ribosomal protein L7/L12 — MAFDKDAFLTALDSMTVLELNELVKAIEEKFGVSAAAMSAPAAAGGAAAAVAEEQTEFNVMLLETGANKVQVIKAVREITGLGLKEAKDLVDGAPKAVKEGIAKADAEAAKKKLEDAGAKVELK, encoded by the coding sequence ATGGCATTCGATAAAGACGCATTTTTGACCGCGCTGGACAGCATGACGGTCCTGGAACTCAACGAGCTGGTGAAAGCCATCGAAGAGAAGTTTGGCGTGAGCGCTGCGGCCATGTCGGCTCCGGCAGCCGCTGGCGGCGCGGCGGCTGCGGTGGCTGAAGAGCAGACCGAGTTCAACGTCATGTTGCTCGAAACCGGCGCCAACAAGGTGCAGGTCATCAAGGCCGTGCGCGAAATCACCGGCCTGGGCCTGAAAGAAGCCAAGGACCTGGTGGACGGTGCTCCGAAGGCCGTCAAGGAAGGCATTGCCAAGGCCGACGCCGAAGCTGCCAAGAAGAAACTGGAAGACGCTGGCGCCAAGGTCGAACTCAAGTAA
- the rplK gene encoding 50S ribosomal protein L11, whose product MAKKIVGFVKLQVPAGKANPSPPIGPALGQRGLNIMEFCKAFNAQTQGVEPGLPLPVVITAFADKSFTFIIKTPPSTILIKKAVKIDKGSARPQSDKVGKITRAQLEEIAKTKMKDMTAADLDAAVRTIAGSARSMGVIVEGV is encoded by the coding sequence ATGGCGAAAAAAATCGTCGGTTTTGTCAAGCTGCAAGTGCCAGCTGGTAAAGCCAATCCGTCGCCGCCCATCGGGCCGGCACTGGGCCAGCGCGGCCTGAACATCATGGAGTTCTGCAAGGCGTTCAACGCCCAGACCCAGGGCGTGGAGCCGGGCCTGCCGCTGCCGGTGGTCATCACCGCCTTTGCCGACAAGAGCTTTACCTTCATCATCAAGACGCCGCCGTCGACGATCCTGATCAAGAAGGCCGTCAAGATCGACAAGGGCTCCGCGCGTCCGCAGAGCGACAAGGTCGGCAAGATCACGCGGGCCCAGCTCGAAGAGATCGCCAAGACCAAGATGAAGGACATGACGGCTGCCGATCTGGACGCCGCGGTTCGCACCATCGCCGGTTCTGCCCGTTCCATGGGCGTGATTGTGGAGGGCGTGTAA
- the rpoB gene encoding DNA-directed RNA polymerase subunit beta, translating into MAYSYTERKRIRKSFGSRDSVLEVPYLLQMQKDAYTAFLQADVAPQKRTIEGLQAAFTAAFPIVSHNGFVEMKYLEYNLAKPAFDVRECQTRGLTFASAVRAKVQLIIYDRESSTSQSKVVKEVKEQEVYMGEVPLMTDKGSFIINGTERVIVSQLHRSPGVFFEHDKGKTHSSGKLLFSARIIPYRGSWLDFEFDPKDMLYFRVDRRRKMPVTILLKAIGLNPESILANFFVNDNFRLMDSGAQMEFVAERLRGEVARFDITDKSGKVVVAKDKRVTARHTRELEQSETTHISVPEDFLVGRIVARNIVDGDTGEIIAKANDELTEALLKKLRTAGVQELQCIYTNELDQGAYISQTLRIDETVDEFAARVAIYRMMRPGEPPTEDAVQALFQRLFYNPDTYDLSRVGRMKFNAKMGRAESTGPMVLTNEDILAVVKILVDLRNGRGEVDDIDHLGNRRVRCVGELAENQYRTGLARIEKAVKERLGQAEQEPLMPHDLINSKPISAALKEFFGASQLSQFMDQTNPLAEITHKRRVSALGPGGLTRERAGFEVRDVHVTHYGRVCPIETPEGPNIGLINSLALYARLNEYGFIETPYRRVADNKVTMQIDYLSAIEEGKYVIAQANALLDKDGKLTGELVSAREAGESILCSPERVQYMDVSPAQIVSVAASLVPFLEHDDANRALMGANMSRQAVPVLRPEKPLVGTGIERVAAVDSGTVVTANRGGVVDYVDATRIVIRVNDAEAQAGEVGVDIYNLIKYQRSNQNTNIHQRPIVKKGEKLAKGDVIADGASTDLGEIAIGQNMLIAFMPWNGYNFEDSILISERVVAEDRYTSIHIEELVVMARDTKLGAEEITRDIPNLSEQQLNRLDESGIIYVGAEVMPGDTLVGKVTPKGETTLTPEEKLLRAIFGEKASDVKDTSLRVDQGSQGTVIDVQVFTREGIVRDKRAQQIIDDELKRFRLDLNDQLRIVEADAFDRIEKLLTGKAANGGPQKLAKGTKIDKAYLASVEKFHWFDIRPAEDDVAAQLESLKNSLEQTRHSFDLAFEEKRKKLTQGDELPAGVLKMVKVYLAVKRRLQPGDKMAGRHGNKGVVSKIVPIEDMPYMLDGTPCDVVLNPLGVPSRMNVGQVLEVHLGWAGKGIGRRIGDMLQAEAKVAELRQFMDTLYNSTGRKEDLSKLSDEQVLEMAGNLSGGVPFATPVFDGASEEEIRTMLKLAYPDDIVRRKGLTEARTQAHLYDGRTGDAFERPTTVGYMHFLKLHHLVDDKMHARSTGPYSLVTQQPLGGKAQFGGQRFGEMEVWALEAYGAAYTLQEMLTVKSDDVQGRTKVYESIVKGEHAIEAGMPESFNVLVKEIRSLGIDIELERS; encoded by the coding sequence ATGGCCTATTCATATACCGAACGCAAGCGGATTCGCAAAAGTTTCGGCAGCCGCGACAGCGTGCTGGAAGTTCCCTACCTGCTGCAAATGCAAAAGGACGCCTACACGGCGTTCCTGCAAGCCGATGTGGCGCCGCAAAAGCGCACCATCGAAGGTCTGCAGGCCGCATTCACGGCCGCTTTCCCCATCGTCTCGCACAACGGGTTTGTCGAGATGAAGTACCTCGAATACAACCTGGCCAAGCCCGCGTTCGATGTGCGCGAATGCCAGACCCGTGGATTGACGTTTGCCTCCGCGGTGCGTGCCAAGGTGCAGCTCATCATCTATGACCGCGAGTCTTCGACCTCGCAGTCCAAGGTCGTGAAAGAGGTGAAGGAGCAGGAAGTCTACATGGGCGAAGTGCCGCTCATGACCGACAAGGGCTCGTTCATCATCAACGGCACCGAGCGCGTGATCGTGTCGCAGCTGCACCGCTCGCCGGGCGTGTTTTTCGAGCACGACAAGGGCAAGACGCACAGCTCGGGCAAGCTGCTGTTCTCGGCGCGCATCATTCCCTACCGCGGCTCGTGGCTCGACTTCGAGTTCGACCCGAAGGACATGCTGTATTTCCGCGTGGACCGCCGCCGCAAGATGCCGGTCACCATTTTGCTCAAGGCCATTGGCCTGAACCCGGAATCGATCCTCGCGAACTTCTTCGTCAACGACAACTTCCGCCTGATGGACAGCGGCGCGCAGATGGAGTTCGTGGCCGAGCGCCTGCGCGGCGAGGTCGCCCGCTTCGACATCACCGACAAGTCGGGCAAGGTGGTGGTTGCCAAGGACAAGCGCGTCACCGCGCGCCACACGCGCGAACTCGAACAGTCAGAGACCACGCACATCAGCGTACCGGAAGATTTCCTGGTGGGGCGCATCGTCGCGCGCAACATTGTGGACGGCGATACTGGCGAGATCATTGCCAAGGCCAATGACGAGTTGACCGAAGCCCTGCTCAAGAAGCTGCGCACCGCCGGCGTGCAGGAGCTGCAGTGCATCTACACCAATGAACTCGACCAGGGCGCCTACATCTCGCAGACGCTGCGCATCGACGAAACGGTAGACGAGTTTGCCGCCCGTGTGGCCATCTACCGCATGATGCGCCCCGGCGAGCCGCCGACCGAGGATGCCGTGCAGGCCCTGTTCCAGCGCCTGTTCTACAACCCGGACACCTACGACCTGTCGCGCGTGGGCCGCATGAAGTTCAACGCCAAGATGGGCCGCGCCGAGTCGACCGGCCCGATGGTCCTGACCAATGAGGACATCCTCGCCGTGGTCAAGATCCTGGTGGACCTGCGCAACGGCCGCGGCGAGGTCGATGACATCGACCACCTCGGCAACCGCCGTGTGCGCTGCGTCGGCGAACTGGCCGAAAACCAGTACCGCACCGGTCTCGCCCGTATCGAGAAGGCCGTGAAGGAACGTCTGGGTCAGGCCGAGCAGGAGCCCCTGATGCCGCACGACCTGATCAACAGCAAGCCGATTTCTGCGGCGCTGAAGGAGTTCTTCGGTGCGTCGCAGCTGTCGCAGTTCATGGACCAGACCAACCCGCTGGCGGAAATCACGCACAAGCGCCGCGTCTCGGCCCTCGGCCCGGGCGGTTTGACGCGCGAGCGCGCCGGCTTCGAGGTGCGCGACGTGCACGTCACGCACTACGGCCGCGTCTGCCCGATTGAAACGCCCGAAGGCCCGAACATCGGCCTGATCAACTCGCTGGCCCTGTATGCGCGCCTGAACGAATACGGCTTCATCGAGACGCCGTACCGCCGCGTGGCCGACAACAAGGTCACGATGCAGATCGACTACCTGTCGGCCATCGAGGAAGGCAAGTACGTGATCGCCCAGGCCAATGCGCTGCTGGACAAGGACGGCAAGCTCACGGGCGAACTGGTCTCCGCGCGGGAAGCCGGCGAATCGATCCTGTGCAGCCCCGAGCGTGTCCAGTACATGGACGTGTCGCCCGCGCAGATCGTGTCGGTGGCCGCCTCGCTGGTGCCGTTCCTGGAGCACGATGACGCCAACCGCGCCCTGATGGGCGCCAACATGTCGCGTCAGGCCGTGCCTGTGCTGCGCCCGGAAAAGCCGCTGGTCGGCACCGGCATCGAGCGCGTGGCGGCGGTGGACTCCGGCACCGTGGTGACGGCGAATCGCGGCGGCGTGGTGGACTACGTGGACGCCACCCGCATCGTGATCCGCGTCAACGACGCCGAGGCGCAAGCCGGCGAAGTGGGTGTGGACATCTACAACCTGATCAAGTACCAGCGTTCCAACCAGAACACCAACATCCACCAGCGCCCCATCGTGAAGAAGGGCGAGAAGCTGGCCAAGGGCGACGTGATTGCCGACGGCGCCTCGACCGACCTGGGCGAGATCGCCATCGGCCAGAACATGCTGATCGCCTTCATGCCCTGGAACGGCTACAACTTCGAGGACTCGATCCTGATCAGCGAACGTGTGGTGGCCGAAGACCGCTATACCTCGATCCACATCGAGGAACTCGTGGTGATGGCGCGCGACACCAAGCTCGGGGCCGAAGAAATCACGCGTGATATTCCGAACCTGTCCGAGCAGCAGCTGAACCGCCTGGACGAGTCCGGCATCATCTACGTCGGCGCCGAAGTCATGCCGGGCGACACGCTGGTCGGCAAGGTCACGCCCAAGGGCGAGACCACGCTGACGCCCGAAGAAAAACTGCTGCGCGCGATCTTCGGCGAGAAGGCCAGCGACGTGAAGGACACCTCGCTGCGTGTCGACCAGGGCTCGCAGGGCACGGTCATCGACGTACAGGTCTTCACGCGTGAAGGCATTGTGCGCGACAAGCGCGCCCAGCAGATCATCGACGACGAACTCAAGCGCTTCCGTCTGGACCTGAACGACCAGTTGCGCATCGTGGAAGCCGATGCGTTCGACCGCATCGAGAAACTGCTCACCGGCAAGGCGGCCAACGGTGGTCCGCAAAAGCTCGCCAAGGGCACGAAGATCGACAAGGCCTACCTCGCCTCGGTGGAGAAATTCCACTGGTTCGATATTCGCCCGGCCGAGGACGATGTGGCCGCGCAGCTGGAGAGCCTGAAGAACTCGCTCGAGCAGACGCGCCACAGCTTCGACCTGGCGTTCGAAGAAAAGCGCAAGAAGCTCACGCAGGGTGATGAGCTGCCCGCGGGCGTGCTCAAGATGGTCAAGGTGTACCTGGCCGTCAAGCGTCGCCTGCAGCCCGGTGACAAGATGGCCGGCCGCCACGGCAACAAGGGTGTGGTGTCGAAGATCGTGCCGATCGAAGACATGCCTTACATGCTGGACGGCACGCCGTGCGACGTCGTGCTGAACCCGCTGGGCGTGCCTTCGCGCATGAACGTGGGCCAGGTGCTGGAGGTCCATCTGGGCTGGGCCGGCAAGGGCATTGGCCGGCGCATCGGCGACATGCTGCAGGCCGAGGCCAAGGTGGCCGAACTGCGCCAGTTCATGGACACCCTGTACAACAGCACCGGGCGCAAGGAAGACCTGTCCAAATTGTCGGACGAGCAAGTGCTGGAAATGGCCGGCAATTTGTCGGGCGGCGTTCCGTTCGCAACACCGGTGTTTGATGGCGCGTCCGAAGAGGAAATCCGCACCATGCTCAAGCTGGCGTATCCCGACGATATCGTCCGGCGCAAGGGCCTGACCGAAGCGCGTACCCAGGCCCATTTGTACGACGGCCGTACCGGGGACGCGTTCGAGCGGCCGACGACGGTGGGCTACATGCACTTCCTGAAGCTGCACCACCTGGTGGACGACAAGATGCACGCGCGCTCGACGGGTCCTTACAGCCTGGTCACGCAGCAGCCGCTGGGCGGCAAGGCACAGTTTGGCGGCCAGCGTTTCGGCGAGATGGAAGTGTGGGCGCTGGAAGCCTACGGCGCGGCCTACACGCTGCAGGAAATGCTCACCGTCAAGTCCGACGACGTGCAAGGCCGTACCAAGGTGTACGAAAGCATTGTCAAGGGCGAGCACGCTATTGAAGCCGGGATGCCGGAATCGTTCAATGTTCTGGTCAAGGAAATCCGTTCGCTCGGCATCGATATTGAGCTCGAGCGCTCGTAA